TTAACATTAATTTCTCCGTCTTGTACGGAATGTATACCATTAATTGCAAATTGGTTGGCACCGGTTGTACTACCTGCCATATATGCATAGCCATCGAAGACAACTATGTCTCTCCATGGAAATACCGAATTCTCATATACTACTACCATACCCCAGTTACCATAATAACCGGTTCCGCCGCCATCGCCTTCAAACAAGGCTATTTCAGAAACAGTATATTCTCCCACTCCTCTTTGACGGACAAAATCTGTTACATCAACATATCCTACAAACATGTTTCCACTTGCAGTTCCCGGATAATAAATATCCTCTGTTGAGGCGGTAAATTGTGTATATGCTCCGTCATTCGCATGTTTTATTTGAACAACATTCTTAGTATATGTCTTACTTGCTACAGAAGTAGAAGCCCCGACATTAATTCGGGCAGTAGATAATGCGGCAACGGCAGCACTAATTCCACCACCTGAAGTTCTTGTCATTTGGTCAACAGTAATAATATTATTACTAATAGTACCTAAATTAATAGGTCTAAAAGTAACAGTAATAGAACTACCTTCTTCAACCACACTATAAACAGTTGGGTATATCCAATTAGCATTGTTACCAGTGCCCGTCGCATATCTAATGTACGGATAAGTATTTAAAAAGTCAACATACCAGGTTACATTTGTATTATTCGCATTTGTCCTAAAAGAATATCTTGGGTAATAATCTCCGCCCGAACCAGCACGAGCTACTGTCATGGTTCTGTTTGTATTTGTAGTTCCGGGTATTTGTGTACTATTACCGATTGTTTGCTGGTTTGTTATTGTACCTTGAATGACCTTTGCACCCGATACAACCGTCATTGAAGCCGCTGCTGATGTCGTAGTTTGCGATCTTCCGGACCAATATAACCCGGCATATATTATGTTAGTACATTCATGGTTAGCATTATAATCATCCGGAAATTGCAAATCTGCTGACGATGAGTTAAGAGTTGACGGATCTCCGTCAACATCAACATAAATCATGTTATTATTACCATTCCCTGTACCAAGTGAATAATTTTCCAATGTCATATTGGTATTACCAATAAGCAAGAAATCACCACGCACATTATAAATCTGTCTGCTTTGTGCAGACCCTTGATCAGAGGTTCGCGGCTCAAATTCCACACGAACCTGTGCATTTATCAGATTAGGAACAAGTGCCAGGGCAAATGTCACAAGGATTGCTATTTTAGCAACTCTTTTTCCAGTAAATAGATTGTAAAAACTACTCATAATATTTATTTTTTATGCTTTTAAATTGAAATGTTCTTTTTTTATTGTGAAATTGATAATTGATATAATACAGTGATAGGTTTATCGCCTGTTTTTATCATATTTTGTACTAAAGATAATATACAAGAATCGCTGGTATTACCGCAAGCTTCATATGTAAAACTAATTATAATATATTCCAAATTGCTGAAACTATTCAAAAGAGAAAGGTCCAAATCGGAATAATTCAAATCATCAATATAAATATGCAAGACCTTTACATTTTTGTAATCTTCTTCTTTATCATACAATTTATTTACCGCATTATCTCGGCATTTTGCCAGAATTGCAGGTTCTGCCGAATTTATAGTTATTCCGCCATTATTTATTAAAACAGTGGGTTGAATTCCAAAAAACAAATTTCTTAGTTCTTCATTCTTTTCAATTGCTTCTTCTACACGCATAAAAGTAATCGCATTTTGTGTAGCCGGTAAAGAAGACATTAATGAAAATTCCACGAACATTGTAGTTTCATTTGCTTTGTTTGCTTGTGTTATGGCATTCATTGCATTAACATTGGTAAAAGTAAAAATTGTAAGAGATACTAATACCAAACCCGTTTTAAAAATTCGGGTTTTTTCATTTTGTGTTGTTTGTTTTTTCATTTTTTATTTTAATTTTATTATTTTTCTTAGCAATTAGATTTGATATATATACACAACAAAAACATATTATTATATAATTATATAATAATACATTTCCTTTAAATATAATAAAGAGATGAAGCATTCTTTATAATTAACTTAATATCAATTATTTTTACAACATAAAACGTTAAATGCATAAGCAAATAACATTAAATTTTCAATAAAAATCAATAAGTTAAAAGCAACTTATCTCCCTCAAAAACATGCTGCAAAGATAATATTTTTTATAAAAACGGCTACTTTTTTTATCTATTTCAATAAAATTTTTTGTTAAAAATTCTTAGATTGCAAATTACTTTTTAAAACACTAATTAGCAACTATTTGAAACTATACAGGAAAATATCTTTTCTTTGTGTAGTTTTTCGATTAACAACAAAATTAAATTACAAAGATTTAATCCGGTAAAAAGGTTTAAAATTTACAAAATCTAAACTGCTTTATATTGAAGCCTCCTCAACAAGACTATAAAAATATTATAAATTGTCAATTGAAAAAACTACATTTGCAAAAAAGTTTACCGTGAAAAAGAATATCATAATAATAATGTCAATATTTGTTATATCAACAATTATTTTTAACGTTGCAAAATTCTTTTTACCGCCAAATTTTCACGGAATACAATTTTATAGTTTTATCTTCATAACAGATTTAATATTTTTAGTTTTATTAACACAAATTATCGAATTTGGCAATTCAAAGTTTCAGAGACAAAAAGATTCGAGAATTGAAACAGATTTATCAGAATACCAATTTATCAACAAATCTTTATTCTCCAACTTTTCACTTTTCATTTATTTTCTTCCATATATCCTACTTTTATTCACAGCAATTACCGGAATAATCTATCCTATACCGGATTGGAATATATACTTTAAACTGATAATAGCAACTTTGTTGTTTGCATTAATGATAGCTCATTTTATTTTCAACGGGTTAGTACTGATTTTATGGATAATCTTGAAATTAAAATCCTTGATTACCGGTTCCAAACTTCATGTCTCAAATTCAAAGGCTCAAGCGTCGGATTATCAGTCTGAAAAATTAAAAACCAAAGAAAAGAGAAAAAGGAATACTTTTCGTTCTTTTATGTCTTCAAGATTAGCTTTTCTATCTTTGCCCTTTGTAATCAGTATATTTATATCTTTAGCAATACTTCTCTTTTGCGTTACGGCACCATTCACATGGACAAAATCAATAAAAACAACAAAAATTAACATTTATTCTGAAATAATTCCAATCAACTTCAAAGATTATAAAATCATACAACTTTCGGATATACATGCAGACTACTTTTCTAATGATAAAATGGTACTTAAAGCTGCTAAAATCATTAATGATGAAAATCCAGATCTGATTTTAATTACAGGTGATTTTGTTTCTTACAAATCTTCGGAACTCAAACCTTTGATAAACAGTTTGAAGGAATTCAAAGCTTCTTACGGCATATATGTTGTTTTGGGAAATCACGATTACGGCACTTATTATTATAAAACTTCTAAGGATAAGATTTTTGAAACTGAAAATTTTAATGAGTTATTGAATTATTTTGAAGAATTGAATTGGCATTTACTTCGTAATGAAAGTGTTTATCTTATTCAAGATAATGATACCATAGTTCTTGCCGGAACCGAGCATTATAATCGCAAAGATTCTCATTATCCAAGCAATGCGGATATTGGCCTATCTTTAAAAAATGTTCCGGAATCACTTCCGGTAATATGTATGACTCATAATCCCGATTATTGGGTTGATGTTATTCAATATATTAACAATTATGTTTTTTTAACACTCAGCGGACATACTCACGGAATGCAAATCGGTATATCCGGAAAATCAAATTTAAATCTATATCGACTTAAAAATAAATACACGGCAGGATTGTATGAACATAATAACCGGTATTTATACATTAATACCGGTTTTGGCAGTGTCGGGTTTCCATTTCGAATCGGGTTAAAACCCGAGATCACAGTGATTGAATTGAAAGTGGCGGATTAAATGATTAAATATTACTTCGGCCTGAAATCATGATAATATATTCTTAATCAGGAATAATCATGTAAACAAGATTAACTGACCTTCAAAGTTTACATATTATTTAATGGATAATGACGGTTAACAATTTTCCAACCTTTATTGGTTTTAATTTTCTCAACTTTCAACTTCTTCATCTTCCAATTCAATAACTTCGCCGAGTAATGCCGTACTCTGTTCCTGAGGCAACTCCTGTACGGTACGGAGTTTTCTTTCAATGGCACGGGAACGAACGCCGGCTTGATCTATAACATTAACAGTTTCTTGAAGTTTTTTCTTTGTCTTATCTAATATAATTCCGAAATTACCGAATTCTGTTTTTACCGCACCAAGAATTTCCCAAACTTCACTAGATCGTTTCTCAATGGCTAACGTCCTGAAACCCATTTGCAAACTATTCAGAAAAGCAGCTAAATTAGTAGGACCGACTACTGTAATCTTACATTCTCTATGTAAGGTTTCAACTAACCCGGGCCGTCTTAAAATTTCGGCATAAAGTCCTTCAGTAGGAACAAACATAATAGCAAAATCCGTAGTAACAGGCGGATTAATATATTTATTTCTAATATCTTTTGCACATTTTTTAACTGAATTTTCAAATTGAGTAGCAATGGCTTCCACCTCTTTCGGATTCATATTTGCAACATTATCGTAACTATCTACGAGCCTTTGATAATCTTCTATAGGAAACTTCGAATCAATCGGCAATAAAAGAGACTTGTCATCCGGATTTTTTCCCGGAAGCTTTATTACATATTCCACTCTTTCCTGACTGCCTTCTCTAACCATTGCATTTCTTTCATATTGTTCGGGAGAGAAAATTTGTTCTAAAATAGCACCAAGTTGTATTTCTCCTAAATTACCTCGCGTTTTAACATTCGTTAGTACTTTTTTCAAATCACCAACACCTGATGCTAAAGTTTGCATTTCACCCAGACCTTTATGAACCTGTTCCAGTCTTTCACTAATCATTTTAAATGATTCGTTAAACCTTTTTTCAACCGTTTCCTGAAGCTTTTCATCAACAACTTTACGCATTTCCTCGAGTTTTTTACTATTATCCTCCTGTAATGTTTTAAGTTTATTTTCAACCGTTTCGCGTATTTCCTTCAGTTGGTCTTGAGTAGCAGCTTTTATTTGTTCCTGTTTATTAATAAGATCATTGAATTTCTGAATTTGCAGTTCATTAAACTCTTTCACATTCTGAGTAAATTTATCCTCAAAAGATTTTAAAGTTTCCTTTTGTTCCGTTCTGCTTTCTTTAGAAGATTTATCCAATTGATCTTGAAGAGCTTTTGTTTTTTCATCGAAATTTTTAACTAATTCGGCCAATTGTTTTGAAAAGATCTCAAACTGATTTTTCTGAGCATTGGAAAGATCGGTTACTGTTCTTGAAAGATTATCTCCCAAAAGTTTAAATGAATTATTAAGTTCCTCTCTATTTTCTTTGAAGGATTTCTGATTTTCTTCACGATTACGGGCAAACTCATCTCTGATTATAGAATCTATCTTTGCAAGATCAGAATATATTCTCACGAGTTTGTCATTGATTTCACTTGTATCGAGTTTAGGGTTTCTTGTAAGTAATACAATTAAAAGTATTATTATAGCTGTTAGTAAAATTATTATCGCAATGTTCATGCCTTTAGACTCCGTGTTTTTTATTTACAAAATTATAGAATTAACATTTTTAAGAATATTATATATATAACACTCTCTTTATCATATATTAATTATTAAATACTAACTGATCCAGGTATTTCTGTACTTTCTCAACATGCGTACCTTCTTCTCTGTCCGGACGTCTATTACCGAAAGCCTCGTAAATTTCCGCACCTTCGCAAAAAACTTTAACATCTTCTACATAAGATCCTTCGTCGCCACCACCACAAGTGAAAAACGGGATAACTTTTTTACCGGAAAAATCATATTCTTTTACAAAAGTAAAAATCGGAGTTGCGGCTGTTCCGAACCAAATCGGAGTACCTAAAAACACAATATCATACTCATCCATATTCTCCACTTTATTTTGTACTTCGGGCAAGTAATCGCTTTCCATTT
Above is a window of Bacteroidales bacterium DNA encoding:
- a CDS encoding metallophosphoesterase, encoding MKKNIIIIMSIFVISTIIFNVAKFFLPPNFHGIQFYSFIFITDLIFLVLLTQIIEFGNSKFQRQKDSRIETDLSEYQFINKSLFSNFSLFIYFLPYILLLFTAITGIIYPIPDWNIYFKLIIATLLFALMIAHFIFNGLVLILWIILKLKSLITGSKLHVSNSKAQASDYQSEKLKTKEKRKRNTFRSFMSSRLAFLSLPFVISIFISLAILLFCVTAPFTWTKSIKTTKINIYSEIIPINFKDYKIIQLSDIHADYFSNDKMVLKAAKIINDENPDLILITGDFVSYKSSELKPLINSLKEFKASYGIYVVLGNHDYGTYYYKTSKDKIFETENFNELLNYFEELNWHLLRNESVYLIQDNDTIVLAGTEHYNRKDSHYPSNADIGLSLKNVPESLPVICMTHNPDYWVDVIQYINNYVFLTLSGHTHGMQIGISGKSNLNLYRLKNKYTAGLYEHNNRYLYINTGFGSVGFPFRIGLKPEITVIELKVAD
- the rmuC gene encoding DNA recombination protein RmuC — translated: MNIAIIILLTAIIILLIVLLTRNPKLDTSEINDKLVRIYSDLAKIDSIIRDEFARNREENQKSFKENREELNNSFKLLGDNLSRTVTDLSNAQKNQFEIFSKQLAELVKNFDEKTKALQDQLDKSSKESRTEQKETLKSFEDKFTQNVKEFNELQIQKFNDLINKQEQIKAATQDQLKEIRETVENKLKTLQEDNSKKLEEMRKVVDEKLQETVEKRFNESFKMISERLEQVHKGLGEMQTLASGVGDLKKVLTNVKTRGNLGEIQLGAILEQIFSPEQYERNAMVREGSQERVEYVIKLPGKNPDDKSLLLPIDSKFPIEDYQRLVDSYDNVANMNPKEVEAIATQFENSVKKCAKDIRNKYINPPVTTDFAIMFVPTEGLYAEILRRPGLVETLHRECKITVVGPTNLAAFLNSLQMGFRTLAIEKRSSEVWEILGAVKTEFGNFGIILDKTKKKLQETVNVIDQAGVRSRAIERKLRTVQELPQEQSTALLGEVIELEDEEVES
- a CDS encoding flavodoxin → MKAKSLLIILLSVLLLACNNTKKDTGAIRIEKVPEPKILIAYYSLTGNTREVAEQIHDKFGGDIFEIELLTPYPTDEKTVIDIVKVEMESDYLPEVQNKVENMDEYDIVFLGTPIWFGTAATPIFTFVKEYDFSGKKVIPFFTCGGGDEGSYVEDVKVFCEGAEIYEAFGNRRPDREEGTHVEKVQKYLDQLVFNN